TACGGACAAACTCGGGGCGTCCGACTACCAGGTAATCTCGAATCGCTTTGATCGCTGCTGCTCCTAGCGGAACAAAGCGCTCTTTAGACCCCTTGCCCATAACGCGCACAACCTCTTCATCGAGAAAAAGCTGAGTAAGCGTCAAGTTACACAGCTCACTCACGCGTAGGCCACTCGAGTAAAATAGCTCGATAATGGCGGTATCGCGCAGGCCACGCGCGGTGGTTCGACCGGGTGTGGCAATCAGTTTTTCGACGGTCTGGCGCGAGAGGACATCCGGAAGGTTCCGGCGCAGGCGCGGTCCATCGAGCACTTCGGTGACATCGCTATCCAGATCCCGCTCTTTCAAGCCAAACTTGATCAAGCCGCGCAGGGCTGAGAGTTTTCGAGCGACGCTGCTAATCGCGACACCAGCCTCTCCCATTGAAGCGAGCCAAGCTGCCACATGCGCAGCATCCATGTCATCCCAGCCATCCACGCCTTTCTCTGAAAAAAATTGAGCTGCTTGGGCTAGGTCTGACCCATAGCTATCGATACTGTTTTCAGACAGACCACGCTCCAGCGATTGGTTAGCCAAGAAACGCTCTAGCAAATCAGCAAAGGCGTCCAGAGTATCATCAATGCGCGCCACGAGCTAGTCTTGATCCGAGAACTCAGCCTCTTTTTTTGCGTGAAATGCCTCAAGGATCTCCACGGCACGTGACGGTCCGTTTTCAGCTGCTAAGGATTCAGCCACCTCACGGGCCCGGCGCTGCATCTTCTTATTGCGCTCACACTTGCGCACAGTGGAGGCCAGGTTCTCCGGCCAACGCCGGCGCTTTAGGCTGATACCACAGCCGGTGCGCTCCACTTCATTAGCAAAGAAGGGCTGGTCGCCAAAGTGCGGGATAACGATCTGCGGTACCCCGGCGTGAAACACGGTTCCAGTGGTTCCTGAACCGCCGTGATGAATCACTACAGAAGCATGCTTGAACAGTTGGTCGTGGGA
This genomic window from Opitutales bacterium contains:
- the xerD gene encoding site-specific tyrosine recombinase XerD — translated: MARIDDTLDAFADLLERFLANQSLERGLSENSIDSYGSDLAQAAQFFSEKGVDGWDDMDAAHVAAWLASMGEAGVAISSVARKLSALRGLIKFGLKERDLDSDVTEVLDGPRLRRNLPDVLSRQTVEKLIATPGRTTARGLRDTAIIELFYSSGLRVSELCNLTLTQLFLDEEVVRVMGKGSKERFVPLGAAAIKAIRDYLVVGRPEFVRTKTGSAVFLSNRGTAISRKTIWVFLKNYADQAGIKQIVKPHILRHSFATHLLSGGADLRAIQEMLGHADIATTQIYTSVQTDHLVDEHARFHPRGGN